A single region of the Vicia villosa cultivar HV-30 ecotype Madison, WI linkage group LG4, Vvil1.0, whole genome shotgun sequence genome encodes:
- the LOC131599070 gene encoding uncharacterized protein LOC131599070: MPWKDDIYSKVKGPEKKGRVRCMGKIPKPKKLKAALSKNQELRDKVKQMEEKHKQMEEKQESTSVMLANMLSLIQNRFTGEDVNDILRAARQVTEASSSLGQTGSPSPYTNEDRRGKD; this comes from the exons ATGCCTTGGAAGGATGATATATACTCTAAAGTAAAAGGTCCTGAAAAGAAAGGTCGTGTGCGTTGTATGGGCAAGATTCCCAAACCCAAAAAATTAAAAGCCGCTTTGTCTAAAAATCAAGAGTTACGTGATAAAGttaagcaaatggaagaaaaacataagcaaatggaagaaaaacaAGAGAGTACAAGTGTGATGTTGGCAAACATGCTGTCATTGATTCAAAATCGATTTACTGGAGAAGATGTGAATGACATTTTACGAGCTGCTAGACAG gTTACAGAAGCTTCTAGTTCTCTCGGTCAAACAGGTTCACCAAGTCCATACACTAACGAAGATCGAAGAGGGAAAGATTAG
- the LOC131599071 gene encoding uncharacterized protein LOC131599071 — translation MGRKRKLNIGSRILKESNQGSNATPTTLTQAQGSNTEETNTASNQAQGSNVEETHTTSSHAQGNNVEEIQRTSTYAQGSSVEEIRSNPSHMEDETHESEDSYSIPSDIEAEEAHIDKEVEPKKLRGPTRMLDVWDMDSGDFIIVNLDKYGRLIGEEGTTLTRFIGSMVRRNQYASIEYISWEKNA, via the exons ATGGGAAGGAAGAGAAAATTAAATATTGGGAGCCGCATATTAAAAGAATCAAACCAAGGAAGTAATGCTACTCCTACAACCTTAACTCAGGCCCAAGGAAGTAACACCGAAGAAACAAATACTGCCTCAAATCAAGCCCAAGGAAGTAATGTTGAAGAAACTCATACAACCTCATCTCATGCCCAAGGAAATAatgttgaagaaattcaaagaacctCAACTTATGCCCAAGGAAGTAGTGTTGAAGAAATTCGCTCCAACCCTAGTCATATGGAAGATGAAACACACGAGTCTGAAGATTCCTACTCCATTCCTTCTGATATAGAAGCAGAAGAAGCTCATATTGACAAag AGGttgaacctaaaaaattaagaggCCCGACAAGAATGTTAGATGTATGGGACATGGACTCTGGTGATTTCATAATTGTTAATTTGGATAAGTATGGTCGACTCATTGGTGAGGAAGGGACTACTCTTACTCGTTTCATAGGAAGTATGGTTCGAAGGAATCAGTATGCTTCCATTGAATACATATCTTGGGAAAAAAATGCCTGA